In the Alligator mississippiensis isolate rAllMis1 chromosome 7, rAllMis1, whole genome shotgun sequence genome, one interval contains:
- the LZTS1 gene encoding leucine zipper putative tumor suppressor 1: MGSVSSLISGHSFHSKHCRASQYKLRKSSHLKKLNRYSDGLLRFGFSQDSGHNKSSSKGNKNEDFFYIKVSQKAHATHRTDYTSLSSGDQAGATGMDYGSHTPQKLMPFSNQLELGAEKSASRPTAFKPVIPRSGAILHSSPENGSHISQQLHPPEKTKDQELKPTLCSGALSDSGRNSMSSLPTHSTSSSYQLDPLVTPVGPISRFGGSAHNITQCSIIQDSNMMSLKAMSFSDSGNKIINPGKAAHHASEKTSCIRSPISTDESTIQELEQKLLEREGELQELQSSFEEKEVTSCQVYEEKQRRCKEEMDGLKQKCNSKLKQTNQKTQRTQQVLHLQVFQLQQEKQQLRDELEKLMKEQNLLETKLRSYEKEKTNFAPALEETQWEVCQKSGEISLLKQQLKESQTDLNAKTSEILSLKAQLKDVRGKMDGVEMKTQNMEDSLHTKTMELEVCENELQRKKNESELLREKVNLLEQEIVDLRTELTILKEQWNEGRDGAAPVNPASWKMEDVQALQGDLERLKAELKAERDNNEQMTSSFQHERQVWKEEKEKVIQYQKQLQQSYLHMYKRNQNLEKMLQQLAAGEDGKEPIDLDIHGTDVPYEDIIATEI, from the exons ATGGGGAGTGTCAGTAGCCTCATCTCTGGCCACAGCTTCCACAGCAAGCACTGCCGGGCTTCCCAGTACAAGCTCCGCAAGTCCTCCCACCTGAAGAAGCTGAACAGGTACTCAGATGGGCTTCTGCGGTTCGGCTTCTCCCAGGACTCCGGTCACAACAAGTCCAGCTCCAAAGGCAACAAGAATGAGGACTTCTTTTACATCAAGGTCAGCCAGAAAGCCCACGCCACCCACCGGACGGACTATACCTCATTGTCCAGCGGGGACCAGGCCGGGGCGACTGGTATGGACTATGGCAGCCACACGCCACAGAAACTGATGCCATTTTCCAATCAGCTAGAACTG GGTGCAGAGAAGAGTGCTTCCAGGCCCACCGCCTTCAAGCCAGTGATCCCTCGGTCAGGTGCCATCCTCCATTCCTCTCCAGAAAATGGCAGTCACATTTCTCAACAGCTGCATCCTCCAGAAAAAACCAAGGACCAAGAACTCAAGCCCACATTGTGCTCTGGAGCTTTGTCCGACTCTGGAAGAAACTCTATGTCCAGCCTCCCGACCCATAGTACCAGCAGCAGTTACCAGCTGGATCCCCTGGTCACCCCCGTTGGGCCCATCAGCCGCTTTGGAGGCTCAGCCCACAACATCACCCAGTGCTCCATCATCCAAGATAGCAACATGATGAGCCTCAAGGCCATGTCCTTCTCAGACAGTGGCAACAAGATCATCAACCCCGGGAAAGCTGCTCACCATGCCTCTGAGAAAACCTCCTGCATCCGGTCCCCTATCTCCACCGACGAGTCCACCATCCAAGAGCTggagcagaagctgctggagagggaaggggagcttcAGGAGCTCCAGTCCAGCTTTGAAGAGAAAGAAGTCACCTCCTGCCAGGTCTATGAAGAGAAGCAGAGGCGCTGCAAGGAGGAGATGGACGGGCTGAAACAGAAGTGCAACAGCAAGCTCAAGCAGACCAACCAGAAGACTCAGCGGACGCAGCAGGTCCTGCACCTCCAGgtgttccagctgcagcaggagaagcagcagctccgTGATGAGCTGGAAAAGCTCATGAAAGAGCAAAACTTGCTGGAGACCAAGCTGAGATCCTATGAGAAGGAGAAGACCAACTTTGCCCCAGCGCTGGAAGAAACTCAGTGGGAG GTCTGTCAGAAGTCTGGTGAAATCTCCCTCCTGAAGCAGCAGTTGAAAGAGTCTCAGACAGACCTCAATGCCAAGACCAGTGAGATCCTGAGTCTGAAAGCCCAGCTGAAGGATGTGAGAGGGAAAATGGATGGGGTGGAGATGAAAACCCAGAATATGGAGGATTCTTTGCACACAAAGACCATGGAGCTGGAGGTGTGCGAGAACGAGCTCCAGCGCAAGAAGAATGAGTCAGAGCTGCTAAGGGAGAAGGTGAACCTACTGGAACAGGAGATTGTGGACCTCCGGACGGAGCTGACCATCCTCAAGGAGCAGTGGAACgaagggagggatggggcagCCCCTGTCAACCCAGCCAGCTGGAAAATGGAGGATGTCCAAGCCCTTCAGGGGGacttggagaggctgaaggcaGAGCTCAAGGCAGAGCGAGACAACAACGAGCAGATGACCTCAAGTTTCCAGCATGAGCGGCAGGTctggaaggaggagaaggagaaggtgaTCCAGtaccagaagcagctgcaacagAGCTACCTGCACATGTACAAGAGGAACCAGAACCTGGAGAAGATGCTCCAGCAGCTGGCCGCAGGGGAGGATGGCAAAGAGCCCATCGACCTGGACATCCACGGCACTGACGTCCCCTATGAAGACATCATTGCCACCGAGATCTGA